Proteins from a single region of Pseudodesulfovibrio portus:
- a CDS encoding tetratricopeptide repeat protein produces MFFPLAKLFVENGRPEDAVKTLLQGLDRHPDYLEARMLLVELLTELEREEEVHEQLSRVINPLQDYPAFWRGWARSLPPEQRDLAVFLMLVSSNLSGDTIKWTDVVFEGIGTLADRLVGAPLPPPCESKPFSLPKVERTVPEGAGTFRANAGSFRTKTMADLLASQGDVDGALEIYRELLQSSLSDDRRAELQERIVQLERDRQNGSGPGVEPGDAFSVHAKNRLISTLETLASRFEARVQG; encoded by the coding sequence GTGTTTTTCCCTTTGGCCAAGTTGTTCGTCGAGAATGGCCGGCCCGAAGATGCGGTAAAGACCCTGTTGCAAGGGCTGGATCGCCACCCCGACTATCTTGAGGCACGCATGCTTCTGGTGGAACTGCTCACCGAACTCGAGCGGGAGGAAGAGGTCCACGAGCAGCTTTCCCGGGTCATAAACCCCCTTCAGGATTATCCGGCGTTCTGGCGCGGCTGGGCTCGCAGCCTGCCCCCCGAACAGCGGGACCTTGCCGTTTTTCTCATGCTGGTTTCTTCCAATCTTTCCGGCGATACCATCAAATGGACCGACGTGGTTTTCGAGGGCATAGGCACCCTGGCCGACAGGCTGGTGGGAGCGCCGTTGCCGCCGCCGTGCGAGTCCAAGCCGTTCAGCCTGCCCAAGGTGGAAAGAACCGTCCCGGAGGGTGCCGGGACATTCCGTGCAAACGCCGGTTCCTTCCGCACCAAGACCATGGCCGACCTGTTGGCCTCCCAGGGTGATGTGGACGGCGCCCTTGAAATCTACCGCGAATTGTTGCAATCATCCCTTTCCGACGATCGGCGGGCCGAGTTGCAGGAACGGATCGTGCAATTGGAACGGGATCGGCAAAACGGTTCCGGTCCGGGCGTTGAGCCCGGTGATGCGTTCAGCGTCCATGCCAAGAACCGATTGATCAGCACCCTTGAGACACTGGCCTCCCGTTTCGAAGCCAGGGTGCAGGGATAA
- a CDS encoding FtsB family cell division protein, with product MRGRLVLIALLLAINLILLFRLVWSDQGVFAYLELKERYDALNRKVEAVDAESLDLSQEIRKLKSDRGYQEKVVRERMNFVKKDELLYIFPDENAKPGGEGADE from the coding sequence ATGCGTGGACGACTGGTACTGATTGCGCTGCTTCTGGCCATCAACCTCATTCTGCTTTTCCGGCTGGTGTGGAGCGACCAGGGGGTGTTCGCCTATCTCGAGCTCAAGGAACGGTACGACGCCCTGAACCGTAAGGTCGAGGCCGTGGACGCCGAAAGCCTGGATTTGAGCCAGGAAATCCGCAAGCTCAAGTCGGATAGGGGATACCAGGAAAAGGTTGTCCGTGAGCGTATGAATTTTGTGAAAAAGGACGAACTGTTGTATATATTCCCGGATGAGAATGCCAAACCCGGTGGAGAAGGCGCAGATGAGTGA
- the trxA gene encoding thioredoxin, which produces MTAASREKKENSMANQITDGTFEQDVLQSDVPVLIDFWAPWCGPCRAMGPVIDELAEEFEGQVKIVKMNVDENSATPGKYGIRAIPTLILFKDGEVVDQSTGAVSKSSIKEMITKKAL; this is translated from the coding sequence ATGACGGCTGCGAGCCGAGAAAAAAAGGAGAATTCCATGGCGAATCAGATTACAGACGGCACTTTCGAACAGGATGTTTTGCAGAGCGACGTTCCTGTCCTTATCGACTTCTGGGCTCCCTGGTGTGGCCCCTGCCGTGCCATGGGTCCGGTCATCGACGAACTGGCCGAGGAGTTCGAGGGCCAGGTCAAGATCGTCAAGATGAACGTTGACGAGAACTCCGCCACTCCCGGCAAATACGGCATCCGCGCCATCCCGACCCTGATTCTCTTCAAGGACGGCGAAGTCGTCGACCAGTCCACCGGTGCGGTCTCCAAGTCCAGCATCAAGGAAATGATCACCAAGAAGGCGCTGTAA
- the fbp gene encoding class 1 fructose-bisphosphatase, with translation MAQQVTVTEHILLHQKMVPGATGQFTRLFNELVLSAKIIGRAVNKAGLVDVLGFTGEVNVQGEEVKKLDEYANRILIHRLARSGVLCAMASEENADIIEVPENLPRGEYIIIFDPLDGSSNIDVNVNIGTIFSIFKRRSDPEAALMSSDVLQKGSEQVAAGYVLYGSSTMLVFTCGDGVHGFTHDPSVGEFILSHPNIRIPEQGKIYSVNEGYERYWDRDTKKALAYFKSPKNALRKPYSGRYIGSLVADFHRNLLYGGIFMYPADLRDPKKPTGKLRLTCECNPMSFIVEQAGGMATDGLNRILDIEPEHLHQRVPFYCGSLNDVRIVQEIFEAEDRRKKKK, from the coding sequence ATGGCACAACAGGTTACGGTTACGGAGCACATTCTGCTGCACCAGAAGATGGTGCCCGGCGCCACAGGACAGTTCACCCGGCTGTTCAACGAGCTGGTCCTTTCGGCCAAGATCATCGGTCGTGCCGTGAACAAGGCCGGGCTGGTGGATGTCCTCGGCTTCACCGGCGAGGTCAACGTACAGGGCGAGGAGGTCAAGAAACTCGACGAGTACGCCAACCGCATCCTCATCCACAGGCTGGCCCGTTCGGGCGTGCTCTGCGCCATGGCCTCGGAGGAGAATGCGGACATCATCGAGGTCCCGGAAAACCTGCCCCGGGGCGAGTACATCATCATCTTCGACCCCCTGGACGGTTCTTCCAACATCGACGTCAACGTCAACATCGGCACCATTTTTTCCATCTTCAAGCGGCGGTCCGACCCCGAGGCCGCGCTCATGTCCAGCGACGTCCTGCAAAAGGGCAGTGAACAGGTGGCCGCAGGATATGTGCTCTACGGCTCGTCCACCATGCTGGTCTTCACCTGCGGGGACGGCGTCCACGGTTTCACCCATGACCCGAGCGTGGGCGAGTTCATTCTCTCGCATCCCAACATCCGCATTCCCGAGCAGGGCAAGATTTATTCCGTGAACGAAGGCTACGAGCGGTACTGGGATCGCGACACCAAGAAAGCCCTGGCCTATTTCAAGTCGCCCAAGAACGCCCTGCGCAAGCCCTACAGCGGCCGCTACATCGGCTCGCTGGTGGCCGACTTTCATCGCAATCTGCTGTACGGGGGCATCTTCATGTACCCGGCCGACCTGCGCGACCCCAAGAAGCCCACCGGCAAGCTCAGGCTGACCTGCGAGTGCAATCCCATGTCGTTCATCGTGGAGCAGGCGGGCGGCATGGCCACCGACGGCCTGAACCGCATTCTGGACATCGAGCCGGAACACCTGCACCAGCGCGTCCCGTTTTATTGCGGCTCGCTCAACGACGTGCGTATTGTCCAGGAAATCTTCGAGGCCGAGGACCGGCGAAAGAAGAAGAAATAA
- the trxB gene encoding thioredoxin-disulfide reductase, protein MKSYDAVVIGGGPAGMTAALYLLRAGVKTAMIEKLAPGGQVLMTSEIENYPGFPKGLQGWELADKFANHLEDYDLERINDEVRSIEVGSPHHTIVVGEENVQAKTIILATGSRYRKLGVPGEERLLGRGVSYCALCDGNFFRDRDVAVVGGGNSALEEALYLARLVNKVYLIHRRDDFRGLVCYQNKCSTHEKIEIIRSTVVEEIQGEADVETLALKNVATGDTSQLKVDGAFIFVGFEPIMDFVPDDIHKEKNGIVTDVEMGTNVPGIFAAGDIRAKQCRQVASAVGDGATAATAAFSYLEQLDV, encoded by the coding sequence ATGAAATCTTATGACGCCGTAGTCATAGGGGGCGGCCCGGCAGGAATGACGGCTGCCCTTTATCTTTTACGGGCGGGCGTAAAAACCGCCATGATCGAGAAGCTTGCTCCCGGCGGTCAGGTTCTGATGACTTCGGAGATCGAGAACTATCCGGGGTTCCCCAAGGGACTTCAGGGGTGGGAGCTTGCGGACAAGTTCGCCAACCATCTCGAGGACTACGACCTGGAGCGCATCAACGACGAAGTGCGTTCCATCGAGGTCGGCTCTCCCCATCACACCATCGTGGTGGGAGAGGAAAACGTTCAGGCCAAGACCATCATCCTGGCCACCGGTTCACGCTACCGCAAGCTCGGCGTGCCCGGCGAGGAGAGGCTGTTGGGACGGGGCGTTTCCTATTGCGCCCTGTGCGACGGTAATTTCTTCCGTGACCGGGACGTGGCCGTTGTCGGCGGCGGGAATTCCGCCCTGGAAGAGGCCTTGTACCTGGCGCGGCTGGTGAACAAGGTTTATCTCATCCATCGTCGCGATGATTTCCGGGGGCTGGTCTGCTACCAGAACAAGTGCTCCACCCATGAAAAGATCGAAATCATCCGCAGCACGGTGGTGGAGGAAATCCAGGGCGAGGCCGATGTCGAGACCCTGGCCCTCAAAAATGTCGCCACCGGCGATACGTCGCAGCTCAAGGTGGACGGCGCGTTCATTTTTGTCGGCTTCGAGCCGATCATGGACTTCGTGCCGGATGATATCCACAAGGAAAAAAACGGTATCGTCACCGACGTGGAAATGGGCACCAATGTGCCGGGCATCTTTGCCGCCGGAGACATCCGGGCCAAGCAGTGCCGTCAGGTCGCGTCCGCCGTGGGCGACGGGGCCACCGCCGCCACCGCCGCTTTTTCATATCTCGAACAGCTGGA
- the tsaD gene encoding tRNA (adenosine(37)-N6)-threonylcarbamoyltransferase complex transferase subunit TsaD codes for MLTLGIETSCDETAVALVEDGCLKGEKLATQVDTHALFGGVVPEIASREHLRVLPRLYRDLLDETGTRSEDIDAVAVARGPGLLGSLLVGVSFAKGLCLATGASLVGVNHLWAHLLAPGLKEELRFPALGLLVSGGHTHTYLIKSPTEFELLGRTLDDAAGEAFDKVAKLLNFPYPGGRFIDDLSREADPDTTLFPRPYIDNPTLDFSFSGLKTAVANYVAAHPKLVFETMADTEAVAGLKGRRRADLATVCASFNWSVADTLRIKVERALKQAGPVESLIVAGGVAANSMVRETMKTVAGQNGLVLTLPDLALCTDNGAMIAYAGWRLATAGCEHGLDLEAIPRGRVVPLDWNPPRNWGKK; via the coding sequence ATGCTCACCCTGGGGATCGAGACTTCCTGTGACGAAACGGCCGTGGCCCTGGTGGAGGACGGCTGCCTCAAGGGCGAGAAGCTGGCCACCCAGGTGGACACGCACGCCCTGTTCGGCGGCGTGGTGCCCGAGATCGCGTCCAGGGAGCATCTGCGCGTCCTGCCCCGGCTCTATCGGGACCTGCTGGACGAAACCGGCACCAGATCGGAAGACATCGACGCCGTGGCCGTTGCACGCGGCCCCGGGCTGCTCGGCAGCCTGCTGGTGGGCGTCAGCTTTGCCAAGGGTCTCTGCCTGGCAACGGGCGCTTCCCTGGTGGGAGTCAACCATCTCTGGGCGCATCTGCTGGCTCCCGGCCTCAAGGAGGAGCTGCGTTTCCCGGCGCTGGGACTGCTCGTTTCCGGCGGTCATACCCATACCTACCTGATCAAGTCGCCCACCGAATTCGAGTTGTTGGGGCGGACCCTGGATGACGCCGCCGGAGAGGCCTTTGACAAGGTGGCGAAGCTCTTGAATTTTCCTTATCCCGGAGGGCGGTTCATCGATGACCTGTCCCGGGAGGCGGACCCGGATACGACCCTGTTCCCACGGCCGTACATCGATAATCCCACCCTGGATTTCAGCTTCAGCGGTCTCAAGACGGCGGTGGCAAATTATGTGGCCGCGCACCCGAAGCTGGTTTTCGAGACCATGGCCGACACGGAGGCCGTGGCCGGTCTCAAGGGACGCAGAAGGGCTGATCTGGCAACGGTTTGCGCCTCGTTCAACTGGAGTGTGGCCGATACCCTGCGCATCAAGGTGGAGCGGGCCCTGAAGCAGGCAGGGCCGGTCGAGAGCCTGATCGTCGCCGGGGGCGTGGCCGCCAATTCCATGGTCAGGGAGACGATGAAAACCGTGGCCGGACAAAACGGACTTGTGTTGACCCTGCCTGATCTGGCATTATGTACTGATAATGGGGCCATGATCGCCTATGCCGGATGGCGGTTGGCGACAGCCGGATGCGAGCACGGGCTGGACCTCGAAGCCATTCCCCGCGGACGGGTGGTGCCGCTGGATTGGAACCCGCCGCGGAATTGGGGAAAGAAGTGA